A section of the Eublepharis macularius isolate TG4126 chromosome 1, MPM_Emac_v1.0, whole genome shotgun sequence genome encodes:
- the WDFY2 gene encoding WD repeat and FYVE domain-containing protein 2 isoform X2, whose translation MCVNPETRRLSVGLDNGTISEFILSEDYNKMTPVKSYQAHQSRVMMVLFVLEMEWVLSIGQDKQFTWHCSENGQRLGSYRISAGACGLQFDVDTRHVFIGDHSGQVTILKLEQENCNLITTFRGHTGGITALCWDPVQRVLFSGSSDHSIIMWDIGGRKGTAIELQGHNDKIQSLSYAHHSRQLISCGADGGIVVWNMDVERQETPEWLDSDSCQKCDQPFFWNFKQMWDSKKIGLRQHHCRKCGKAVCGKCSSKRSSIPLMGFEFEVRVCDSCYESITDEERAPTATFHDSKHNVTYVHFDVTRVWLLTSGTDRIIKLWDMTPVVS comes from the exons ATGTGTGTTAATCCGGAAACAAGAAGGCTGTCCGTAGGTCTAGACAACGGTACAATTTCA GAATTTATTTTATCAGAAGATTACAACAAGATGACACCAGTTAAAAGTTACCAGG ctcACCAGAGCAGGGTTATGATGGTACTGTTTGTTTTGGAAATGGAATGGGTGCTGAGCATAGGTCAGGATAAACAATTCACGTGGCATTGCTCAGAAAACGGACAGCGGCTTGGATCCTACCGTATTAGTGCTGGCGCCTGTGGGCTACA ATTTGATGTGGACACCCGGCATGTTTTTATTGGTGATCATTCCGGACAGGTGACCATCCTTAAACTGGAGCAAGAAAACTGTAATCTAATAACAACATTTAGGGGACATACAG GTGGAATCACTGCCCTCTGTTGGGACCCTGTGCAACGTGTCTTATTTTCAGGCAGTTCTGACCATTCGATTATTATGTGGGACATTGGAGGAAGAAAAGGAACAGCCATAGAACTGCAAGGTCACAA TGATAAAATTCAGTCACTCTCCTATGCCCATCACTCACGCCAGCTCATCTCTTGTGGAGCAGACGGAGGGATCGTTGTCTGGAATATGGATGTTGAGAGGCAGGAG ACACCTGAATGGTTAGACAGTGACTCCTGTCAAAAGTGCGACCAGCCGTTCTTCTGGAACTTCAAACAAATGTGGGATAGCAAGAAAATAGGCCTCAGACAG CATCATTGCCGAAAGTGCGGGAAAGCAGTCTGTGGCAAATGCAGTTCGAAGCGTTCTTCTATACCCCTCATGGGCTTTGAATTTGAAGTGAGAGTCTGTGACAGTTGTTACGAATCAATAACAGATGAAGA GCGTGCTCCCACGGCTACTTTCCATGACAGCAAACACAACGTCACCTATGTACACTTCGATGTAACCCGAGTGTGGTTGCTGACCTCTGGGACAGACAGGATTATTAAG TTGTGGGATATGACACCTGTGGTATCTTGA